tttgttaaaattattcattttcttTAAGGAGATCTTCAAGCAACTGAATTCTCTTTTTCTTCgcatttaataacaaaagaaatttaCTATACAGAGTAGACTCCAGAGAGATTTTTGTGTCAGCAAATGCCTCTAAttcttttttacatttttctaaTTCTGAAGACAAGTTGGCACAACTTTCtctagatttttttatgatttccGTTAATTCCTTATTTTTATCCAAGAGAAAATCTATAAGTCTGTTTTTAGGTTCTGGTAATTTAtctctaaataaattaaccttACCATGTTCTAAAACTGCAGTTGAACCTTCATACCTCCTTTTCCAACAAAAATTTGGTTCAACACTTGatacaaaatcaaataaataatcactACTACGATTTTTCAAACATTGTCTCACATTTTTCTCATATATTTCTAAAGTTTCCTCAACAAGTTCTGCATAATGTTTAGCACTTTCTAAAGAATAGTTTCCATACCAACTAGATGTATTTTCCAGCACCTGAATATGAAACAGATCATCTTCGTTGTGTTTCCAAAGAATCTTTATATAAACTTTCTCaccttttatttcaaatcttGATATGAAAGTATCTTCGCACTCCATAACAGCTATTCTAAAGCAAAAACTTGAATTTAAGGATAACACGAAATGCCAAGCCTTTTTTTATCGACaccagttttatattaaattattaaaattgtttagtaaataaacaaatttattcattttgaattaaatattttatacaaaaaattaatacatatacataatatttttttcttcagaGTTCTAACCACAGAGTCCTTTTAATTTCAACTAAAATATGTGCTTGAAGTCCTTACTCCTTGAACTTTGAAGTTTAAACGGTTTGAATCTATTTGGCTGTAAACATTATACGATTCATGAGTATAATGTGAAAGAGACACCTAATTTAAACGCAGGTGCTTTTTTGCTTGGTAGTCGTAAATTCATTTATCAAATTCGGATGTTGGTTGCTTTTAAGCTTTTTAATACCAAAAAATCGAGTGTCGGACACATAGATTTGTTAACGTCtgtttattaacattatttagtaactttagtaacattttaatgacaaaatatCATTCAGGAAACTTTCTGtttgcaaaaatatatatatttaaagtttttaaaattttagtttaaatacactgtataatgcttcctatctaATTTTCTCCTACGTTaaatcttattaatttatgtgtctgtctctttttactgtcgctttttcgtTTCATCGATTTTCAAatcgctaaagaagttttgaCTTGAAAGAAGAGTGGCGTTACAAATTCTAGGTCATGGCAACAAATTTCTTTATCTCTTTagactttagttttttttgtttataggcaagtaagtaTGTGCTCGCTCATCTGTGCCAGACCCACGATTTTTAGTTAGTACTTAGTCATGAGAAAACTGGCGTGCTAACCACCTTACGATTGTTAGTGACTCGTGATTTAAACGCACGACCTTAGTTATAGTTTgctagttaataatattgtggAGGAAAGATATTGTAAGCCAAGCTTACCAACTAGTCAGTCTGACGACTGGCTCTAATATCCTAAAGCTAAAGAAagttgtataatgtataattagcAGTCCTTAAACTCTTAATTAAAACACCTTCTCTAATAAATGCTTATGAAAACGTGTCCAAATTGTAAAGATCGAAAGAATATAGGGAAAGAGCACATTTTTATGATATTGTGCTTATTTTAACGCATAGGtttttctcaaaaaaaaaatgtaactttttatttttgacaagtaaaatattttgaaacataggtcaaaacaatttttttgcaaaataaaaataaaaaccaaaatgggtgtgaaatataaaaaagcgaaataataatattgtatatgaTTATTCAATATGGATTTAGATGAAGTTATAACtgtgacaaaaataaatacattgaaagAGTGTCTTTACTTATTAATCGGCTGGCAAACAACTTCTTTCGAAATCTATATATTTGCTAAAGAAAAGGTTTGGAAAGGAAAATTTTCGCCAAATCGTTTAGCAAGTTTTAGCAGAAACCTTCAAATATCAGAAAAAGAGTACTTTAACAATCTTAAGCAATGCTTatccctacaaaaaaataattacgtgtttgaattaaaaagtGGTTTCTTTTATTGGAAACGAAAAGTAGATAATATGGTTATTATAGAAGGTTTTCTTCCAgtggaaacagatacatcaccaaaaaaaatgcaaccaGATTTATTAGAAGTATTGCTTgccttaaataaacaattaacacGCAAAGCATACTACTGGGAACAAAAATGCAGAAGTATGCATTTAGAGTATGAAAAGTGCCTTAAAGATACagaagaatttttaaatcttaaaatagACATGGAAAAAGCACTTTGCGATAAATTCCTTaatctgttaaaattaaaaaaggaaaaaaatttgGAGAGTCATggtaataataagaaaaatatgaaatttgaaGATATGAAGGAACTTTTGGAAGGACTATAAACtgtgaaaatgtttaaaaaacgGCCAAATCTTTTCAAAACTTAAATAGCCTTCTCTATTGCGAGGAAaaccaaattaaaagtttatgaaAGGATGAGAACtacattcattattattaaaaaaagcgtttatttcaattataaacagtattttaatattttgtgaaaCCGGAAACGTCCCGAGGAAAATGTTCCCAGCGGATTTCTCATTCTACCTGTTTAACGACTTTGTTACCGTCGTAATAATTTGTCGTTAACTAATAGGCTATTTACCAATCAAAGTTTATTAGTCTGTTGAAGTCAATTGCAAAATGTATGGTTTATCTTGTTTAAAAATTCATCGTCACTTCATTACAAATCTCacattgtgttaaatttttttaatatcagtaAATGCTAGCACAATTTGTTCAACTCGGTAGTggcaaacaaacaaaaaccatTATTATTTGACGATTAAAACgcaaacacacacacactttacacattaaaaaattgtttttgttaatatatagtttcttgtatatttgtgttttttttttatgttccaggaggcagacgggcaggaggctcacctgatgataagtga
The Pieris napi chromosome 1, ilPieNapi1.2, whole genome shotgun sequence DNA segment above includes these coding regions:
- the LOC125053930 gene encoding DNA repair protein XRCC4-like, with the translated sequence MECEDTFISRFEIKGEKVYIKILWKHNEDDLFHIQVLENTSSWYGNYSLESAKHYAELVEETLEIYEKNVRQCLKNRSSDYLFDFVSSVEPNFCWKRRYEGSTAVLEHGKVNLFRDKLPEPKNRLIDFLLDKNKELTEIIKKSRESCANLSSELEKCKKELEAFADTKISLESTLYSKFLLLLNAKKKRIQLLEDLLKENE
- the LOC125049956 gene encoding uncharacterized protein LOC125049956 — protein: MDLDEVITVTKINTLKECLYLLIGWQTTSFEIYIFAKEKVWKGKFSPNRLASFSRNLQISEKEYFNNLKQCLSLQKNNYVFELKSGFFYWKRKVDNMVIIEGFLPVETDTSPKKMQPDLLEVLLALNKQLTRKAYYWEQKCRSMHLEYEKCLKDTEEFLNLKIDMEKALCDKFLNLLKLKKEKNLESHGNNKKNMKFEDMKELLEGL